One segment of Pyricularia oryzae 70-15 chromosome 3, whole genome shotgun sequence DNA contains the following:
- a CDS encoding DOA4-independent degradation protein 4 gives MNIIEWAFGKRMTPAERLRKNQRLLDKAIRELDQQRVKLEKQEKTLVTQIKQSAQKNQMGACKIQAKDLVRTRRYIEKFYGMRSQLQQISLRLQTHRTNEQMMQAMKGATMALGSMNRTMNLPSLQRIAAEFERENDIMEQRQELMDDAVDDAMDVGVEEEGDELVEQVLEEIGVDLKNSLGETPQGLQSETVAETRIAQAVGGGSDDDLQARLDSLRPK, from the exons ATGAAT ATCATCGAATGGGCATTCGGCAAGCGCATGACGCCCGCCGAGCGTCTGCGCAAGAACCAACGCCTCCTGGACAAGGCCATTCGGGAACTCGATCAGCAGAGGGTAAAGCTTGAGAAGCAGGAGAAGACACTAGTCACGCAGATCAAGCAGAGCGCACAGAAGAACCAGATGGGGGCATGCAAAATCCAGGCCAAGGATCTCGTAAGGACGCGGCGCTATATCGAGAAGTTTTACGGAATGCGCAGCCAATTGCAGCAAATATCCCTACGTCTCCAGACGCATCGCACCAACGAACAGATGATGCAGGCCATGAAGGGGGCCACTATGGCGCTGGGAAGCATGAACCGCACCATGAATTTACCTTCTCTGCAGCGTATCGCGGCCGAGTTTGAGAGAGAAAACGACATAATGGAGCAAAGGCAAGAGTTGATGGACGATGCCGTTGACGATGCCATGGATGTTGGCGTCGAGGAGGAGGGAGATGAGCTAGTTGAGCAGGTTCTTGAGGAGATTGGTGTTGACCTGAAGAACTCG CTTGGAGAGACACCGCAAGGTCTGCAATCAGAGACGGTTGCAGAGACACGGATTGCACAAGCGGTCGGTGGCGGTAGTgatgatgacctgcaggccaGGCTCGATAGCCTTAGGCCAAAATGA
- a CDS encoding mitochondrial import receptor subunit tom-22 yields MVQLTEVVDEEFLKTQPGHDEEDDDFTDTDSEISTDSDYDVSGETLSDRIYALRDIVPPTTRGWIHGKWMGATNIFRTTAAFLGRSAWHISVSAMLFGIPFALLWSEEQGMIAMEQEQRMREQGGELLTAGAAGGAPGGGDINSLDQLESALGGGVGSVSAKPSL; encoded by the exons ATGGTTCAGCTCACAGAGGTCGTCGACGAGGAATTCCTCAAGACCCAACCCGGccacgacgaggaggacgatgacTTCACAGACACCG ACTCTGAAATTTCAACAGACTCCGACTACGATGTATCGGGCGAGACGCTGAGCGACCGCATCTACGCGCTCCGCGACATTGTGCCGCCGACGACGCGCGGCTGGATCCACGGCAAGTGGATGGGCGCAACCAACATCTTCCGCACCACGGCCGCCTTCCTGGGCCGTAGCGCCTGGCACATCTCGGTCAGCGCCATGCTCTTCGGCATCCCCTTTGCCCTGCTGTGGAGCGAGGAGCAGGGCATGATCGCCATggagcaggagcagcgcATGCGCGAGCAGGGCGGCGAGCTCCTCACTGCCGGCGCAGCCGGTGGCGCccctggcggcggcgacatCAACTCTCTTGACCAGCTCGAGTCCGCGCTCGGCGGTGGTGTTGGTAGCGTTTCTGCTAAGCCATCCTTgtaa
- a CDS encoding transmembrane GTPase fzo1, which produces MSQDSAHSSDATGPAPGARSNGEGSSTATNETPSSVPSGPPSYMTVGTGSTSEHAHRLQALLDNDSGYGGSIAGDGAPLIGASGDHHQALVDPDRRMQAGAIHQLYYNSHRVALARSINLAIQLLKGLREMNAKWPAHYPSVQGTDTPTSPRPGNLRHSFSSVGEFAASATAASHPRELRRSLTSVEDIGVQDAESSKAAERRQAAAEPRLVSPQISREFSILKLDLKLGSLHQTELVHSLEKGSVASLLDGKIGSSIKHLQSLRERIEDTSSKVLVTGDLNAGKSAFCNALLRRKILPEDQQPCTSIFCEVLDARENSGLEEVHAVHKEAIYDRNDESTYDVFSLSDLEKIVIDNETYLQCKVYVKDVRTIDESLLNNGVVDIALIDAPGLNSEMTKTTAVFARQEEIDVVVFVVSAANHFTISAQDFISVAAAEKAYLFIVVNQFDNIRDKERCQKMILDRVKMMSPRTYKEASELVHFVSSNAVPVAPPPPPPGGSGGSGSSSGGSGGDGDDDPNEEDSKGKGKGKDKEKIRDFENLEQSLRRFVLEKRSRSKLAPAKNYLLNILADINALAQVNVEVAQSELDRVNQELAEIEPMLESGRKASSQVDEQMDKSIEKTCSEVYEHTRSTLSFTIQNIGDADLGVRYPGIWGSFDYAEQLIEAMLAQISDAVAACEDHARARTVSGVNTIKQLGLLHLGDEYADLSFRPDVMFRRKRDVLARQADIPTEIWDFIDWNTLIRRQEKVAGTGMALTVVTAVGGQLVVGYGWMDHALRAARVLGNDNLRRLIIPGILVAAVAASAFVLNSIPQSLPHRLSAKVSSHLAATDYVHLNSARISGSVRKVLRIPADSVRVGLRRSVEQLGTRRDETLRISAESAVALKYFGNLVRDSAKHRATIDEVDLEAHGAA; this is translated from the exons ATGAGCCAAGATTCTGCTCACAGCAGCGACGCCACAGGCCCTGCACCAGGCGCGCGATCCAACGGTGAAGGAAGTTCAACGGCCACAAACGAAACGCCATCTTCAGTTCCTTCAGGTCCGCCTTCCTACATGACCGTCGGCACCGGGTCGACATCGGAGCACGCGCATCGTCTGCAAGCCCTCCTTGACAACGATTCCGGATATGGCGGTAGCATTGCTGGCGACGGGGCGCCGCTCATCGGTGCCTCTGGCGATCACCACCAGGCTCTAGTCGACCCCGATCGTCGAATGCAGGCCGGCGCCATTCACCAGCTTTACTACAACTCACACCGCGTAGCCCTGGCTCGGTCCATCAACCTCGCTATCCAGCTGCTGAAAGGTCTGCGGGAGATGAACGCCAAGTGGCCAGCACACTACCCGTCGGTTCAAGGCACAGATACCCCAACATCGCCTCGGCCGGGCAACCTGCGCCACTCATTTTCGTCGGTGGGAGAATTCGCTGCATCTGCCACGGCAGCCAGCCACCCTCGGGAGCTCAGGCGGTCTCTGACGTCGGTGGAGGATATCGGTGTTCAGGATGCCGAGTCGAGCAAGGCCGCAGAGCGTAGacaggccgccgccgagccTCGGCTTGTCTCACCGCAAATCTCGAGAGAATTCTCCATATTGAAACTGGACCTCAAGCTGGGCTCATTACATCAGACCGAGTTGGTTCACTCCCTGGAGAAAGGCTCGGTTGCCTCCTTATTGGACGGAAAGATTGGCTCTAGCATCAAGCACCTTCAGTCATTAAGGGAGCGTATCGAAGACACCTCGAGTAAAGTGTTGGTTACGGGGGATCTGAATGCAGGCAAGTCGGCATTTTGCAACGCGCTACTTCGGAGGAAGATTCTGCCCGAAGACCAACAACCATGCACAAGCATCTTCTGCGAAGTTCTTGATGCTAGGGAAAACAGCGGCCTAGAAGAGGTACATGCTGTACATAAGGAGGCCATCTACGACAGGAACGACGAGTCTACATATGACGTCTTTTCCTTGTCCGATTTGGAAAAGATTGTTATCGACAACGAGACATATCTCCAATGCAAGGTCTACGTCAAAGATGTCCGGACAATCGACGAATCGCTGTTGAACAACGGAGTTGTTGATATCGCTCTGATCGATGCCCCCGGGTTGAACTCGGAGATGACAAAGACCACTGCCGTGTTTGCTCGCCAAGAAGAGATTGATGTCGTTGTTTTTGTCGTTTCTGCTGCAAACCACTTCACAATCTCGGCGCAAGATTTCATTTCGGTGGCAGCGGCTGAGAAGGCATATCTCTTCATTGTTGTCAACCAATTTGATAACATCAGAGACAAGGAGCGGTGTCAAAAGATGATTCTGGACCGCGTGAAAATGATGAGCCCAAGGACATATAAAGAAGCCTCAGAGCTGGTTCATTTCGTTTCTAGCAACGCAGTTCCCGTAGCGCCGCCACCTCCTCCTCCCGGCGGTAGTGGAGGTAGCGGCAGCTCAAGCGGCGGCagtggcggcgacggcgatgaCGACCCGAATGAGGAGGATTcgaaaggaaaaggaaaggGCAAAGACAAGGAGAAGATCCGAGACTTTGAGAACCTGGAACAGTCACTGAGGAGATTTGTGCTGGAgaaacgatccaggtccaagtTGGCACCTGCCAAAAACTACCTGTTGAACATTCTTGCTGATATCAACGCATTGGCTCAAGTCAACGTGGAAGTGGCACAATCAGAGCTCGACAGAGTGAATCAGGAGCTGGCTGAGATTGAGCCCATGCTCGAGTCAGGCAGAAAGGCAAGCTCCCAGGTTGATGAGCAGATGGACAAGTCAATCGAGAAAACATGCTCAGAAGTCTATGAACACACGAGGTCAACCCTCAGCTTCACCATCCAGAATATCGGCGATGCCGACCTCGGGGTCCGTTATCCTGGAATCTGGGGCTCTTTTGACTACGCGGAACAGCTGATAGAAGCCATGCTCGCCCAAATATCAGATGCTGTTGCCGCGTGTGAAGATCACGCCCGAGCAAGAACCGTTAGCGGCGTAAACACAATCAAGCAACTGGGCCTGCTGCATCTGGGAGACGAGTATGCAGACCTCAGCTTCCGACCAGATGTCATGTTCCGCCGCAAGAGGGACGTGCTTGCGCGGCAAGCTGACATACCCACCGAGATCTGGGACTTTATCGATTGGAACACGCTTATACGTCGCCAGGAGAAGGTTGCTGGTACTGGCATGGCTCTAACTGTGGTCACGGCCGTTGGAGGTCAACTTGTTGTTGGTTATGGTTGGATGGACCATGCATTGCGGGCAGCTCGAGTTCTTGGCAACGACAATTTGAGACGATTGATTATCCCTGGAATCCTTGTGGCTG CTGTGGCCGCCTCCGCCTTCGTCTTGAACTCGATTCCCCAATCCCTCCCCCATCGTCTATCTGCCAAAGTATCTTCACACCTGGCAGCAACCGACTATGTGCACCTGAATTCTGCTCGTATCTCTGGCTCCGTACGCAAGGTACTACGTATCCCTGCCGATTCTGTGCGTGTTGGGCTTCGCCGCTCGGTTGAGCAGCTCGGCACTCGACGGGATGAAACGTTACGTATCAGCGCGGAGAGCGCCGTCGCGCTCAAATATTTCGGCAACCTGGTTCGGGACAGCGCCAAGCATCGTGCAACTATTGACGAGGTTGACTTGGAGGCTCATGGCGCTGCGTGA
- a CDS encoding YjeF_N domain-containing protein encodes MASQFIGAHMLVTLHQPPTRLRGVVTDVRSGHSLTLSNVWSADTNVFLQPTVTIQAINVANLVEVPHPPVAPSNGPIAAIPGAHVPPPQVVPLADPAIVAMSKPPSGPRAQPNTSEKREPVRTTSGETTPVPATLAGSVAALTVDTSEVDAGADGDSDAAATVKATSVPVPTKKKGRRARAAKAGRGAAAQADPATPGSAGRQTPTVQGSKGWRQTPMLEDTSSFQPYNSLRKSRGRKGNNLAVDNGWASEDVTDVQEMGEFDFEGSLAKFDKHTLFDQMRKDDEIDDASRLVSHNRLPKPKPGTAGGKNLHYTENVLDATPTSVAKGKGELPNDFWNSEADDGVVNGSERLSGRELGSRQSSRRAESKISTNRRSQSRKASAATVTGPVRTGSSGPNQTLASPGLVLLPSGRRAETVSALQMINLENIAHNELGLTDEMMTENAARGLAEVALAALADPAVRLISGTGGNTGDSSGPPPATVAILAGNNKSGIRAVAAARHLRNKGVTPVVCVVGMERGERELLEGMRQQLRLLRNFGVRTCFSKSEFFEHVRKISIPTLTVDTPRGAIIPKPPAVTLIIDALLGLATPFDELRTGEQATVYELIEWANRNEAFVLAVDVPTGVDPTTGHVSIVDGTRLYVRPRFVVAMGAPKKGLLETMMSSEGEEAAAEDWKLSIADIGLGPAVWRRAGTKIRRGIDFGDRWVVDMKFSRNAGAASAATSN; translated from the exons ATGGCGTCCCAGTTCATCGGCGCGCATATGCTGGTGACGCTGCACCAACCACCTACCAGGTTGCGCGGTGTGGTGACGGATGTGCGCTCCGGCCATAGCTTGACTCTGTCAAACG TCTGGTCCGCCGATACCAACGTCTTTTTGCAGCCAACTGTTACGATTCAAGCCATCAATGTCGCCAACCTGGTCGAAGTTCCCCACCCGCCCGTGGCTCCCAGCAATGGCCCGATAGCTGCGATTCCCGGTGCGCATGTCCCACCGCCACAAGTAGTGCCTCTTGCCGACCCTGCCATTGTCGCCATGAGCAAGCCTCCTTCCGGACCCCGCGCCCAGCCGAACACGAGCGAGAAGAGAGAGCCTGTCCGCACAACGTCTGGAGAGACGACGCCGGTGCCAGCCACCCTGGCTGGGTCTGTCGCGGCATTGACGGTAGATACCAGCGAGGTCGACGCTGGAGCCGACGGGGACAGCGATGCTGCGGCTACTGTCAAGGCGACATCGGTTCCGGTACCGACTAAAAAGAAGGGACGCAGGGCTCGTGCGGCCAAGGCAGGTCGTGGTGCTGCCGCTCAGGCAGATCCTGCGACGCCGGGATCGGCGGGTCGTCAGACGCCGACCGTCCAGGGATCCAAGGGCTGGAGGCAAACCCCTATGCTGGAGGACACATCCTCATTCCAACCTTACAACTCACTTCGTAAGTCGCGtgggaggaaaggaaacaactTGGCGGTGGACAATGGTTGGGCATCTGAGGACGTCACGGACGTCCAAGAGATGGGCGAGTTTGATTTCGAGGGAAGCCTGGCCAAGTTTGATAAGCACACGCTTTTCGACCAGATGAGGAAAGACGACGAGATCGACGATGCGAGCCGCCTAGTCTCACACAACAGGCTGCCGAAGCCGAAGCCGGGAACTGCGGGTGGCAAGAACCTGCACTATACTGAAAACGTGCTCGATGCTACACCGACGAGCGttgccaagggcaagggcgaaCTGCCCAACGACTTTTGGAATAGCGAGGCAGACGATGGTGTGGTCAATGGAAGCGAGAGGCTGAGTGGGAGAGAGCTGGGGAGCAGACAAAGTTCACGAAGGGCCGAGAGCAAAATATCTACGAACAGGAGATCTCAGTCAAGAAAGGCCAGCGCAGCCACGGTAACGGGCCCAGTCAGGACAGGCTCGAGTGGG CCGAACCAAACATTAGCAAGCCCAGGACTTGTCCTCTTGCCCTCTGGACGGAGGGCGGAAACCGTCTCGGCTCTCCAAATGATTAATCTTGAGAACATTGCGCACAACGAGCTTGGTCTCACGGACGAAATGATGACAGAAAATGCCGCCAGGGGCCTGGCCGAGGTTGCACTGGCTGCGCTTGCGGATCCGGCGGTAAGGCTCATATCAGGCACCGGTGGCAACACGGGCGACTCGTCCGGGCCACCACCTGCCACAGTCGCTATTCTCGCGGGAAACAACAAGTCCGGTATAAGAGCAGTCGCCGCCGCACGGCATTTACGAAACAAGGGCGTCACTCCTGTGGTGTGCGTTGTGGGTATGGAACGGGGCGAGCGTGAATTGCTCGAGGGCATGCGGCAACAGCTTCGGTTACTACGAAACTTTGGGGTGCGGACGTGCTTCTCAAAGAGCGAATTCTTTGAGCATGTACGCAAGATCAGTATTCCAACGTTGACGGTTGACACGCCACGGGGTGCCATAATacccaagccgcctgccGTCACGCTCATCATCGACGCACTGCTAGGCCTGGCCACGCCCTTTGACGAGCTGCGGACGGGTGAGCAGGCAACGGTATACGAGTTGATAGAGTGGGCAAACCGCAACGAGGCGTTTGTACTGGCAGTCGACGTGCCGACAGGGGTCGACCCAACGACGGGCCACGTCAGCATCGTTGACGGGACCCGATTGTACGTCAGGCCGCGGTTTGTGGTAGCAATGGGAGCTCCCAAGAAAGGTCTGCTCGAAACGATGATGTCCAGTGAAGGTGAAGAGGCAGCAGCCGAGGATTGGAAGCTGTCTATAGCGGATATTGGCTTGGGCCCGGCCGTGTGGAGGAGAGCAGGAACCAAGATCCGGCGAGGTATCGACTTTGGCGACCGATGGGTCGTTGACATGAAGTTTTCGAGGAACGCCGGTGCTGCCAGTGCTGCTACGTCGAATTAG
- a CDS encoding Na(+)/H(+) antiporter 2: MAWEHLSITKPHLVYIILGGFTSLFMLCSSVIKERMYIGEATVATLCGLIFGPHAANLINPQSWGNVDIVTIEFSRIVLVVQCFAVGVELPKFYMERHWKSVIFLLVPVMTAGWLITSLVIWWMINPLSWLESLVIAACVTATDPVLASSVVGKGKFAKRVPKHLRDLLSAESGCNDGMAFPFVYLALYLIQDHMDAKEVTFHWFVFTILYECVFGAVYGFMIGYLARHGIKYAEKHDLIDRESFLVFYFVLALFCAGSGSILGIDDLLVGFAAGVGFSNDGWFGQKTEEAHVSNVIDLLLNLTYFVYFGTIIPWEMFNNAELGLDAWRLVVIAIFILLFRRIPIMMALKPLIPDIKTWREALFAGHFGPIGVGAIFVAILARAELESETPVPLSELPPADSPHFTLITLVWPIVAFLVVTSIIVHGSSVAVFTLGKHINTLTLTMSYTTAPEDGPSWMNRLPRITSQSRSQARTMSDTESDEPKMPEYPPGTLPPIGFPGNFLRRVRDDEKDDSVRQSRRASSTGRKRRSSRKRWDDGIGPGGPISESAIFPRRTESDTANAPETHGNSKALPSDNNSSDQTQVGGQSGGQSENDSQKTETRPGSGHGGQENDRSRQESALRLYSEGDHLIIENRDGDVIALDPQTEESGPQSPAGGDGQEGASGWSYDAIKKRLGDWRDEEIQKRSRGQEKTKKHAPARAYQFGNTIIVEDEDGEVLKKYELPSGKPEREGGDLVSQSLKKMGIVSKQKGGNVEKTNDNAPSQAAGAPASSNPRPIQRSRKKSSAAEEADEEDDRNIRFKIGGVGQRMTKEDFIREMRKLDKSTRSEVVDQSSASVAVKALANQERRPEDSPKADGNPGDFGRNRAVSQPSKPAQAEAASRSGDQDGETAAERRRRLSVLKNMESDDLINENTETPAERRRREAALGIGPSDQIAEADSDDEDGLPREPSPRRGIRFAEPTRGNK, from the exons ATGGCGTGGGAACACCTTTCAATTACCAAGCCTCACCTGGTGTACATCATCCTGGGTGGCTTCACATCACTTTTCATGCTATGCTCCTCCGTCATCAAGGAGCGCATGTACATTGGCGAGGCCACGGTTGCGACACTTTGCGGCctcatatttggccctcacGCTGCTAACCTCATTAACCCGCAATCATGGGGAAACGTCGACATCGTCACCATTGAGTTCTCACGGATAGTTCTCGTGGTTCAATGTTTtgccgtcggcgtcgaatTGCCCAAGTTTTATATGGAGCGACACTGGAAGTCGGTCATCTTCCTCTTGGTGCCTGTTATGACCGCTGGTTGGTTGATTACTAGCCTGGTCATCTGGTGGATGATCAACCCCCTGTCATGGCTAGAGAGCCTGGTCATTGCAGCATGTGTGACTGCCACCGATCCTGTCCTGGCGTCATCGGTTGTCGGCAAGGGAAAGTTCGCCAAAAGGGTACCCAAGCATCTGAGAGATCTCCTCTCCGCCGAGTCCGGATGCAATGACGGCATGGCCTTTCCATTTGTCTACCTGGCATTATACCTGATTCAGGACCACATGGACGCCAAGGAAGTGACCTTTCACTGGTTCGTCTTCACCATCCTCTATGAGTGCGTCTTTGGCGCCGTCTATGGCTTCATGATCGGCTATCTTGCTCGTCACGGGATCAAGTACGCCGAGAAACACGATCTCATTGATCGCGAGAGCTTTTTGGTCTTCTACTTCGTTTTGGCCCTATTTTGCGCAGGCTCGGGAAGCATCCTGGGTATCGACGATCTCCTCGTCGGCTTCGCTGCTGGAGTGGGTTTCTCCAACGATGGGTGGTTTGGCCAAAAGACTGAGGAGGCCCACGTCTCCAACGTTATTGACCTGTTACTCAA TCTTACATACTTTGTTTATTTCGGCACAATCATCCCCTGGGAGATGTTCAACAATGCCGAGCTAGGCCTTGACGCATGGAGGCTGGTTGTGATCGCCATATTTATCCTTCTTTTCCGCCGAATCCCCATCATGatggcactgaagccgctgATACCCGACATAAAAACATGGCGAGAGGCTCTGTTTGCCGGTCACTTCGGTCCCATTGGTGTCGGTGCCATCTTCGTCGCCATTCTGGCTCGAGCCGAGCTTGAGTCAGAAACACCAGTACCGCTATCTGAGCTGCCACCGGCGGATTCTCCACACTTCACTCTCATCACGCTTGTTTGGCCCATTGTAGCCTTCCTCGTGGTTACCTCCATAATTGTCCACGGGTCTTCCGTTGCCGTCTTTACGCTTGGAAAGCACATCAACACGTTGACATTGACCATGTCGTATACCACGGCGCCGGAAGACGGGCCATCATGGATGAACAGGCTCCCGAGAATCACGTCGCAGTCCCGGTCCCAGGCCAGAACCATGTCGGATACCGAATCTGACGAGCCAAAGATGCCCGAATATCCACCCGGGACTCTGCCTCCCATTGGATTCCCTGGAAACTTCCTGCGTCGCGTGAGAGATGACGAGAAGGATGACTCCGTCAGGCAGTCACGCCGTGCTTCTTCAACAGGAAGAAAGAGGCGCAGCAGCAGGAAGAGATGGGACGACGGAATCGGGCCGGGCGGGCCAATCTCAGAGTCTGCCATCTTCCCACGACGCACTGAGAGCGACACGGCTAACGCACCAGAGACACATGGGAACTCTAAGGCCTTGCCTTCAGACAACAACTCCTCGGATCAAACCCAAGTTGGGGGCCAGAGTGGCGGCCAGTCTGAAAATGATTCACAAAAGACAGAGACTCGTCCCGGATCAGGGCATGGTGGGCAGGAAAATGACAGAAGCCGCCAGGAATCCGCACTACGTCTCTATAGTGAAGGGGATCACCTGATAATAGAAAACAGGGATGGAGATGTTATTGCCCTTGACCCACAAACCGAGGAAAGTGGACCGCAGTCACCAGCTGGTGGTGATGGGCAAGAGGGAGCATCTGGCTGGTCGTACGACGCAATTAAGAAGAGGTTGGGTGACTGGCGAGACGAGGAGATTCAGAAGCGTAGCAGGGGCCaagaaaagacaaagaagCATGCTCCTGCGCGGGCGTATCAATTTGGAAACACT ATCATTGTCGAAGATGAGGATGGCGAAGTTCTGAAGAAGTACGAATTGCCGTCAGGGAAGCCTGAGAGGGAAGGTGGAGATCTGGTGTCGCAAAGTTTGAAGAAAATGGGTATTGTATCCAAGCAAAAGGGTGGTAACGTCGAAAAGACCAACGACAACGCCCCATCACAGGCAGCAGGAGCACCAGCCAGCAGCAACCCCAGACCTATACAGAGGTCAAGGAAAAAGAGTTCGGCAGCTGAGGAAGCGGATGAAGAAGACGACAGGAACATCCGCTTCAAGATCGGTGGCGTTGGTCAACGTATGACCAAGGAAGACTTCATTAGGGAAATGCGAAAGTTGGACAAGAGCACCCGCAGTGAGGTCGTGGACCAGTCTTCGGCTTCGGTAGCGGTGAAGGCTTTGGCAAATCAGGAACGACGTCCGGAAGACTCGCCGAAGGCTGATGGGAATCCCGGCGACTTTGGAAGGAACCGGGCCGTCTCACAGCCATCTAAACCGGCACAAGCAGAGGCGGCATCACGCAGTGGAGACCAAGACGGCGAGACAGCTGCTGAGCGAAGGCGACGGTTGTCGGTGCTCAAGAACATGGAATCGGACGACTTGATCAATGAGAACACGGAGACGCCAGCGGAAAGGCGGCGACGTGAAGCTGCGTTGGGAATAGGCCCCAGTGATCAGATAGCTGAGGCGGATAGCGACGATGAGGATGGCTTGCCGAGGGAACCTTCTCCGAGACGAGGAATCCGGTTTGCCGAGCCTACCAGGGGCAACAAATGA
- a CDS encoding cytochrome P450 71A23, whose protein sequence is MAILSPVGLVLIPLAYIVYKILQQIAKYRLNHPLNPFPGPWLASVTRLWITYHNVKADECQTFRELHRRHGPVVRITPTMLHVSDAVKLPEIYSRNADKSQHYITGSFGTTESLFNMQDHKVHAHFRKIAASPYSFSNVKRMEPLLDSNIDRWIHRLDEQFASTRQRFDFAPWAVYMAYDIISEVGFGQPFGFIEQGRDVEGLIKGFHDGLVPFGIMARLWPFTNWVKTTFLGRYLVASPEQDSGIGTLMRLRDRLITQRIADNEKSGGNSHARVDLLQTFLEARDDEGRPLDVAHVKAEILLVLLAGADTTGTTFQAIVMHVASRPDVYERMMAEVDAAAAAGKLSSPTPRHEEVQAHCPYYVACVRETMRLNPAAPNIFPRLAPAGGIDLYGVRVPGGTELTCNPWIVHRDPAVVGDDPDHFRPERWLEDGDRAKAMLRYSMSFGYGARECLGKHIAMELFKAPIRFFQTFKPDILDKTNPGRYVVKGGVSYFEDMWIKIERRVRVE, encoded by the coding sequence ATGGCGATCCTCAGCCCAGTCGGCCTGGTGCTGATACCACTGGCATACATCGTCTACAAGATCCTGCAGCAAATAGCCAAGTACCGCCTCAACCACCCCCTGAACCCGTTCCCGGGCCCCTGGCTGGCCAGCGTCACCAGGCTGTGGATAACCTACCACAACGTCAAGGCGGACGAGTGCCAGACCTTTCGGGAGCTGCACAGGCGGCACGGCCCCGTAGTGCGCATCACGCCCACCATGCTGCACGTGTCCGATGCCGTCAAGCTGCCCGAGATATACAGCCGTAACGCCGACAAGAGCCAGCACTACATTACCGGCAGCTTCGGCACCACCGAGTCGCTCTTCAACATGCAGGACCACAAGGTGCACGCCCACTTTCGCAAGATTGCTGCGTCCCCGTACTCCTTCAGCAACGTCAAGCGGATGGAGCCGCTGCTCGACTCCAACATCGACCGCTGGATCCACCGCCTCGACGAGCAGTTCGCGTCGACGAGGCAAAGATTCGACTTTGCCCCCTGGGCCGTCTACATGGCCTACGACATCATCTCCGAGGTCGGCTTTGGCCAGCCCTTTGGCTTCATAGAGCAGGGCAGAGACGTCGAGGGCCTGATCAAGGGCTTCCACGACGGCCTGGTCCCGTTCGGCATCATGGCGCGCCTGTGGCCCTTCACCAACTGGGTCAAGACCACCTTCCTGGGCCGGTACCTGGTGGCGTCTCCGGAGCAGGACTCGGGCATCGGGACGCTGATGCGGTTACGCGACCGGCTCATCACGCAGCGCATAGCCGACAACGAAAAGTCCGGCGGCAACAGCCACGCCCGCGTCGACCTGCTGCAGACCTTCCTCGAGGCCCGGGACGACGAGGGCAGGCCGCTGGACGTCGCCCACGTCaaggccgagatcctgctggtgctgctggcggGCGCCGACACGACGGGGACCACGTTCCAGGCCATCGTCATGCACGTCGCCAGCCGCCCGGACGTCTACGAGCGCATGATGGCCGAGGTggacgccgccgctgcgGCCGGGAAGCTGTCGAGCCCGACGCCGCGCCACGAAGAGGTCCAGGCCCACTGCCCTTATTACGTCGCCTGCGTGCGCGAGACCATGCGCCTCAACCCGGCCGCCCCCAACATCTTCCCGCGCCTGGCCCCGGCCGGTGGCATAGATCTGTACGGCGTCCGCGTGCCCGGAGGGACCGAGCTGACGTGCAACCCGTGGATCGTGCATCGGGACCCGGCCGTCGTCGGTGACGACCCGGATCATTTCCGGCCGGAGCGCTGGCTGGAGGACGGAGACAGGGCAAAGGCGATGCTCAGGTACAGCATGTCGTTTGGGTACGGCGCCCGCGAGTGTCTGGGCAAACACATCGCCATGGAGCTGTTCAAGGCTCCGATCCGGTTCTTCCAGACCTTCAAACCCGACATCCTCGACAAGACCAATCCGGGGCGCTACGTTGTCAAGGGCGGCGTGAGCTACTTTGAGGATATGTGGATCAAGATTGAGAGGAGGGTACGGGTCGAGTGA